The sequence below is a genomic window from Silene latifolia isolate original U9 population chromosome 7, ASM4854445v1, whole genome shotgun sequence.
ctggtactaccgTACGGAGGAAGATTTTTGACCAAAATgttttaagtgttaaaactttgcaaatttcaaaccttaaacatttgaattttcaaaagcttgaaaataatctgaaattttggagtcacaaacccacttgactaagcctctagtTTTGTGCAAACaacttttactaaaatggcaaagaagacttgtcaaacttctaaagtaagaaaagttttttgccattttggttaaaggtcacatgttgagtgtagtagcttaagttttctgatttcttaagccccaagcctatagtctaacacttaccatcactcaaggctaccattttaatattggatttaatttttctaGGTTGTatttacctaagactaaatccactataaatagagtgtcttagtcacatttatttctcaaaacttccaaagcatttattgtaaaaaccctgcaaatcatttgtgcatttaaagctttgttcttcaagtgtttgcaaaacgtttttctgattttaagtagaggtggcaatcgggtcagtcgggtcgggtttgggtcgggtcaagtcgggtcgggtcatatcgggttcgggtcatatcgggtcagccacccctttcgggtcggatcgggtcgggttcgggtcattatcatgtcgggtcatttcgggtcaaatgatgtatcgggtcggctcgtgtttgggtcgggtcattatcgggtcgggtcattttgggtcaaaTGATGTgtcgggtcgggtcgagtttgGGTCAGGTCGTTATCAGGTCCGGTTACTTTATCACATTACTtcaattttttaccattaaatttagtttttatgattatttggtttaattacttcattattaagtcaaacaTAGCAATCTAAttacaaaatcactttcattttgatcaatattaagcttaataattgtcgattcatcaatttaatcgggttagTATCGGGTCTGGTCAATATCGGGTCGGatctgggtcgggttcgggtcactggTCATCGGGTCAAGTCGGGTTACGGGTCATCATCGGGTTGGctcgggtcggtttcgggtcactGGTCATCGGGTCATGTCGGATTACGGGTcatcatcgggtcgggtcggtttcggttTCGGGTTGCAATATTCTCGggttgggtttgctcgggttcgggtcgggtcactcgggtcgggtcagacttgtcAGCTCTAATTTTAAGTCttcaaattgttttcgaaaaaagctgtaaaacctccaagtatcagttcgctggaCTGTGACATAacgagtttgttccatgattctcgtgttagatcttaattgtgatctccatgttcatttagtgaactcttgagattcaaaattctgtaacaccttgagatagaacccataaactcttgaagcggagtagctttaagtttgagtgcaaccggagtaggttggcgagttattttcattgtaagaggtttagtaagtttgagtaaatttctaaacaagcaataaaataacggttgtacgtaggcctcggagtagaggctaaaccaatttttaaaatgtcgtttgtttgttcgtttacttttacgttcttccactttgctatttctcgcatgtacctaatcaagttacgTCACGGTCACCTACCTATATcgtgacatagaactgctgtaccttcttgtgaacttacattcaattaagtctctcaagtcttgtacttcaatattctttacttaagttaattaattaaccaagttaaggataaaatttttaaaaggtacacctaattcaccccctccccctcttaagtgttaatcgttcttaactcttcatttACCTTAGGTCCAATTAACCTAGTAGTCAAAAAAGATTAGTGCCATGTTTTTTAAGTGCATAAATTCTCACAATATTGATCAAATTATTGACAAGAAAAGGTAATGTAGTCATGTGGTGATAATAAATACTAGAGTACACTAGTACACAAACTAATAATGCAATGTTTTTTTCCCACATTATATATAGACGTGTGTTTTACTTAGTTGTCAACTTATAAGGTTATCTATAAcattaaacaataataaaatggctTTTCCACTTCTTTCAGCTGCTGCAAGAAGGTAATGCATCGATCCTTTTCATTATCTCCGTTCTCCATTTTTTTTCAACGACTTAGATTATTCCTAAAAAGATTTAATCACAAATAAAAGTAATGGAAAATAATGTGGGAGAGAAATAGTATTCTGTATATCCGATCCCACTTTTTCACATTCAACTCTTTTTGTGTACTTTTTTATTGATCAAATTATTTTGAGCAAAGATTAATAATTTATCAACTAAAACGTGTAGAATTTAAATGTGTTCTAACAATGATTGATGTACGTAGTGTGCTTTATTAATCTTCTAATATTTTTAGTGCACTACAACACAACTATGCACCTTATCAGTGTGGGAGCGTGAACTAAAAATATCATAACTTAATTAGTAGTTAAGACTAAGGTATCATGACAATAGATtacggtttttgaatttttttttccaaCACAATTACACACCTTATTAGTGTAGGAGCGTGAACTACACATGTCTTAGCTTAATTAGTAGTTAAGATTAAGGTATCATGACAATAGATTACggtttttgaatttattttttctCATATATATTGTACTGACTTTGTGCCTTATTTGAAGAAAAAAGCACACGTGCGTGAATCTAGTTATTAGCAATCCGTTAGGTAGATTTGGTTTTGTAAGTTTGGAGATAGTTCTTTGATTCTTAAAATAGTACTCCTACCTTATAATAGTCGTGTAATTCgacaatcacaaattctcatttgcaATGGACAAAATCCATTCGCCCCTTTGTATTCCGCTTTCTAATTTTCCTCTATTTCCCTCCTATTTTTATATTCATACACAATCTAATAATTTCTTATACTCTTACGATTCTTACGGTCGAAACATGCTTAGATTAGAAGGTAAAGTGGCAATAATAACAGGAGGGGCAAGTGGAATTGGTGAATACACAGCCAAGCTTTTCAGCAAACATGGAGCTAAAGTTGTGATTGCGGATATCCAAGATGATTTGGGCCAAACTATTTGTAAAGAACTTGGGCCTTCAGCCACCTTCGTCCATTGTGATGTATCAAATGAAGCCCATGTTAAAGATGTTGTGGACTACACAATGGCCCAATATGGAAAGTTGGACATCATGCATAATAATGCTGGCGTAGCGGGTTCTCCCATCCCCAATATCACCGACACCACGTTGCCTGATTTTGAGAAGGTAATGACTAATGACTCTTCTACTAAAGTTTGTAAAGGCTGATCCGACTCGAGAAATCAAACTCGATAGAACTCAAAAATAAGGTGAACTGAAACCAACCCGACCCAAACTGAACCGTTACTCTATAGAAGCATTGTTTTTTCCAACCCAATCCGTGACCAGATGTTGACTCAAGTCACTCAACCTGATATATGACCCGTTAATGAATTATCTTAATAATGATGTAAATAACATCAATTTGACATTCttcttaattattttcacttaaaactaGGATTAATATGCCTACACAttgtttaaacataaaattatccCATCAAAAACTAAattcataaaaataaaatatatgtTGATTAATGAACCAAACCGACTTGCCACGcgctaatgacccgacccgaaaatgaccttaATGAACTGTAACCGACCAGATGTCGTCGGTAACCCAGCACAACCCGAACCCTTAGTTTGATAATATAACTCGGTTTCATTTCACCagtaatatactccctcctattcattttaaccttccccctttcctttttcatctattcatataactctccccctttccttatttagtaaagttttatacttattttaatcaccttaccccacaacaataccccacaatactcatactttatcttattttaatcaccttaccccacaacaatacttattttaatcatcttaccccacaataataccttccctctctccaattaccttacaccaccacaatactttacaataaaataatcatacccttaatttgcgtgccattttgaaaggggaaggttaaaatgaataggagggagtatcaaATTTGATGATATAATCGTCCTATAAATTAATTTGTACTCCGTATTAAGCAGATCATCAAGGTGAACCTTATCGGACCGTTCTTAGGTACAAAACATGCGGCCCGGGTCATGATCCCGGCCCGACAAGGGAGCATAATAACAACATCTAGTACATCCTCAATTATAGGAGGTGGAGCTCCATATGCTTATACTAGCTCAAAACATGGAGTAGTAGGGTTAATGAAAAATGCAGCAGTAGAACTTGGAAATTACGGTATTCGGGTTAATTGTGTTGCACCATATTTGACTTCAACTCCTTTGGCTAGATCATTTCTTAATATGAAAGATGAAGAATTTTCCCAGTTTTATTCGAACATAAAAGGTGAAAGATGCAAAGTTGAAGATATTGCAAATGTTGCTTTGTTTCTTGCAAGTGATGATTCAAAGTATGTTAGTGGACATAatcttgttgttgatggtggaTTTACCATCATGAATCCTGGATTTTGTATGTATGAATATACCAAGTAACTATTATTGTCGGATCTAAAGATCATAGAGCTTGCTTGATCAAAAAAAATAAGGTTGAAAGCTACATTGTACTTGTTTTTTAAAACTGCACCAATTGTGATAGCTTAGAAGTGTCTTTAAGCTAACTTTTGATAGGATCATTTTCAGGACACAAATTCCTAGACAAAAATGTTCTAAACTCTCCCAAGTTATCATATTAATCGGTGGTTGCATGACTTAGGCCGTGGTTTGGGTTGAATAACTCCTGCGGTGCGAGTCTCTCAAAAATCCTGTTTTGGGTAGTATCATTGTGCAACTTCCGAGCCATTCACCACCACGAGCGCACGTGTTGACGAACTTTGGGGAGCAATCAATGTTACTCAATTACCTCTGCAATCAGGGGCGGAACTAGGAATCAAACGTACCTTGGGCTAATAAATATAAAGACGATTTTATAGATAATTCGAGTGGCCGCACTTATAAGTCCGGTTAaaatgtacatatatatatatacttcgcgAAAAGCCGAAttcaattatatttttttttttgaggaaaataCCCAAAAGAGTATTATTATAGTATTAATAACGAAATGTCAAACAGTACAACATTGTTAACAATCGGCACTAAAACATCTAACCACTACCAACAACTCTAGGCGTAATATGAGTTAAAGAATGTGCCACACAATTATTTAGTCGCCTAGTATGACAAATAACACACTGAAACTCATTACATAAAGCAAGAATATCATCAATAACTCAATTATATTTGATTACCCATTACagttatttaattaaatataatttgaCTCTTTTATTTGTAAAAAAATTGCAAAATTATTGAATCTTTCAAAAAATCTATATACTCTCTTATCTCTATTAGATGAGTCAAAATACGTAGTAACTTCTAACAAATTTAACAAATTTTCAGCATAATGAAGTCAATTAGTACAAAATCCAAATGAGTTGGGTAGTAGGAGAATTATATTTAAATTCAATGGGCCCACAAAATCTTTAGTAATAAGAGTAACAAAGCAAAGATGCCCAaaataaaaagtggaaaaaagcTACCACGAGAATTTGAACCCATAATCTCTCATTCAAAAGCCAACAATTTAACCGCTGGACTATATCTGCATCAATGCATTTTAGTTGTAGTAAtttgtacttcctccattcaattccactctacctatttcatttttgtacactattcaca
It includes:
- the LOC141591626 gene encoding borneol dehydrogenase, mitochondrial-like; its protein translation is MAFPLLSAAARRLEGKVAIITGGASGIGEYTAKLFSKHGAKVVIADIQDDLGQTICKELGPSATFVHCDVSNEAHVKDVVDYTMAQYGKLDIMHNNAGVAGSPIPNITDTTLPDFEKIIKVNLIGPFLGTKHAARVMIPARQGSIITTSSTSSIIGGGAPYAYTSSKHGVVGLMKNAAVELGNYGIRVNCVAPYLTSTPLARSFLNMKDEEFSQFYSNIKGERCKVEDIANVALFLASDDSKYVSGHNLVVDGGFTIMNPGFCMYEYTK